One segment of Sinorhizobium sp. BG8 DNA contains the following:
- a CDS encoding helix-turn-helix transcriptional regulator, which translates to MDTIRADVAAWESVGFPAASDERKSARELLVQQLGRYANSMALSSGLRALTDYVSASHFLLLRQDTASDSSLDLVVASDWPFDLVKNLVGSIGGSQARTSELDKCLAVLQPSFVHMPETIAIPAGISREYCIVTFNVGRTRMSLLLLFGEHFILSQSKLRDIGLLAGYFASLSCRAAERQDRELELTEREIECLFWIAEGKTSDEIAVILGISRNTINNYITSVMRKTATRTRSEAIAWAVRNNLV; encoded by the coding sequence ATGGATACAATCCGTGCGGATGTAGCGGCCTGGGAATCTGTCGGATTTCCTGCCGCGTCGGATGAGCGTAAGAGTGCGCGTGAGCTTCTGGTTCAACAGCTCGGACGCTATGCGAATAGCATGGCTTTGTCCTCTGGCCTTAGGGCGCTGACGGACTATGTCAGCGCCTCTCATTTCCTCCTGCTGAGGCAGGATACGGCGTCGGATTCCTCTCTGGATCTCGTCGTCGCTTCGGACTGGCCGTTCGACCTGGTCAAGAACCTCGTGGGTTCGATCGGCGGAAGCCAGGCGCGCACCAGCGAGCTCGACAAGTGCCTTGCAGTGCTGCAGCCATCGTTCGTGCACATGCCGGAGACGATCGCAATCCCTGCGGGTATCAGCAGGGAGTATTGCATCGTCACCTTCAACGTCGGCCGCACGCGGATGTCGCTGCTGCTGCTCTTCGGCGAACATTTCATCCTGTCGCAGAGCAAGCTTCGGGATATCGGGCTGCTGGCGGGCTACTTCGCCAGCCTCTCCTGCCGCGCCGCGGAGCGCCAGGATCGCGAGCTGGAGCTGACGGAGCGCGAGATCGAGTGCCTGTTCTGGATTGCGGAGGGAAAGACCAGCGATGAGATCGCGGTCATTCTCGGCATCTCGCGAAACACGATCAACAACTACATTACCAGCGTAATGCGCAAGACGGCGACCCGCACGCGATCCGAAGCGATCGCATGGGCCGTCCGAAACAATCTGGTCTGA
- a CDS encoding helix-turn-helix transcriptional regulator, which produces MDIPIPNPANTEAEIRLARPPKAQRAADFVARLQMMQKIIGAQSFVVLRLSGHGLPSTRRLTCSLHNLGHDAERHVHSLLNAYGTALMTHLDGSLLPLLWEGAGDNQIAEAGLPHFTARLPDKQVPYSGIAFPVRLGAFGNGYVVFMGSFIDLSSDLIVDTHIKCCQILVDLLSCDEKKLLPAEALSDREIACLQMAGDGCISEAIAEKMGLSVHTVNAYLGTATTKLDAVNRIQAIAKAIRFGYIT; this is translated from the coding sequence ATGGACATCCCGATTCCCAATCCGGCAAACACGGAAGCCGAGATTCGGCTGGCACGTCCTCCGAAGGCGCAGCGCGCGGCGGATTTCGTGGCACGTCTGCAGATGATGCAGAAGATCATCGGCGCGCAGAGCTTCGTGGTCCTGCGACTCAGCGGTCACGGCCTGCCTTCGACGCGCCGGCTCACATGTTCGCTGCACAATCTCGGGCATGACGCCGAGCGGCATGTGCATTCGTTGCTGAATGCCTATGGCACGGCCCTGATGACGCATCTCGATGGTTCGCTCCTTCCTCTGCTTTGGGAAGGCGCCGGCGACAATCAGATCGCCGAAGCCGGGCTTCCTCACTTTACGGCGCGCCTGCCCGACAAGCAGGTGCCCTATTCCGGCATCGCCTTTCCGGTGCGCCTCGGCGCGTTCGGAAACGGCTACGTGGTCTTCATGGGCAGCTTCATCGATCTGTCCAGCGATCTGATCGTCGATACCCATATCAAGTGCTGCCAGATACTTGTGGATCTGCTTTCCTGTGACGAGAAGAAGCTGCTGCCCGCGGAAGCGCTGAGTGATCGCGAAATCGCCTGCCTTCAAATGGCGGGCGACGGCTGCATCAGCGAGGCGATCGCGGAGAAGATGGGATTGTCGGTTCACACCGTCAACGCCTACCTCGGCACGGCAACGACCAAGTTGGACGCGGTCAACCGCATCCAGGCGATCGCGAAGGCGATCCGCTTCGGTTACATCACCTAA
- the flhB gene encoding flagellar biosynthesis protein FlhB, which yields MSDEEDKESKTEAPSEKKIRDAAEKGNTPFSREVPVFASTVAMYLYMVFFLPDGISRMNETLKDLFEQPDQWTLNTSSDVISLFGHLTWEAGVLLLPAMVMMMLFGLGSSVLQNMPSPVLERVRPQMSRVSLTKGLGRMLGKPGLVEFGKSVIKIAVVSIVVVLVMRRSYFESLDAMFSEPAAIFPMMAADARKIMIVILFATAVVAILDFFWTRHHWITELRMTKQEVKEEMKQAQGDPIVRARLRSIQRDRARRRMITAVPRATLVIANPTHFAVALRYVREEGDAPIVVAKGQDLVALKIREIAEQNKIPVFEDPPLARSMFAQVSVDSVIPPVFYKAVAELIHRVYAASPQKRRVNRIP from the coding sequence GTGTCTGACGAAGAGGACAAAGAGAGTAAAACAGAGGCCCCGTCGGAGAAAAAGATCCGCGATGCCGCCGAAAAGGGCAATACGCCTTTCTCGCGCGAGGTTCCGGTCTTCGCCTCGACGGTCGCCATGTACCTGTACATGGTCTTCTTCCTGCCCGACGGCATCTCACGGATGAATGAAACGCTGAAGGATTTGTTCGAGCAGCCGGACCAGTGGACGCTCAACACCAGCAGCGACGTCATCTCGCTTTTCGGCCACCTCACCTGGGAAGCTGGCGTGCTTCTCTTGCCGGCGATGGTGATGATGATGCTCTTCGGCTTGGGTTCCTCGGTCCTGCAAAACATGCCGAGCCCGGTTCTCGAGCGGGTGCGCCCGCAGATGTCCCGCGTTTCGCTGACCAAGGGCCTCGGCCGCATGCTCGGAAAGCCGGGCCTCGTCGAGTTCGGCAAGTCCGTGATCAAGATCGCGGTCGTTTCGATCGTCGTCGTTCTCGTGATGCGCCGAAGCTACTTCGAATCACTCGACGCCATGTTCTCCGAGCCGGCCGCCATCTTTCCGATGATGGCCGCCGACGCCCGGAAGATCATGATCGTCATTCTCTTCGCAACGGCAGTGGTTGCGATTCTCGACTTCTTCTGGACGCGCCATCACTGGATCACCGAGTTGCGCATGACCAAGCAGGAGGTCAAGGAAGAGATGAAGCAGGCGCAGGGCGACCCGATCGTCAGGGCCAGGCTTCGCTCGATCCAGCGCGACAGGGCGCGCCGCCGCATGATCACGGCCGTTCCGCGTGCGACGCTGGTGATTGCCAACCCGACTCACTTTGCAGTCGCGCTGCGCTATGTGCGCGAAGAAGGCGACGCTCCGATCGTCGTCGCCAAGGGGCAGGACCTCGTGGCGCTGAAGATTCGCGAGATCGCCGAGCAGAACAAAATCCCCGTCTTTGAGGACCCTCCGCTTGCGCGCTCAATGTTTGCGCAAGTCTCGGTGGATAGTGTCATTCCACCGGTGTTCTACAAAGCCGTGGCGGAGCTGATTCACCGGGTATACGCAGCCTCGCCCCAGAAAAGACGGGTAAACAGGATCCCATGA
- the fliG gene encoding flagellar motor switch protein FliG, with protein sequence MMDFENFGSTAVGAPLSPVDKAAAVLLAMGKPVAGKLLKFFTQGELQAIIAAAQNLRAIPPHELIDLVNEFEDLFTEGAGLMDNAKMMEGILEEGLTPDEVDGLLGRRTTFQAFETTIWERLQDADPVFISKFLLKEHPQTIAYILSMMPSSFGAKVLLEVPEEYRADIINRTVNLKDVSPKAAAIIETRVIEMINALEAERNSVGSNKVAELMNELEKTQVDEMLASLETVSVESVKKVRPKIFLFEDILAMPQKSRVALFNDVSGDIITSALRGAPISLREAVLSSIGARQRRMIESDLAAGDDNVNQREVAIARRSITQEAIRLAAAGQIQLKEAEQAQAAA encoded by the coding sequence GGGCAAGCCGGTGGCCGGCAAACTCCTGAAGTTCTTCACCCAGGGCGAATTGCAGGCGATCATCGCCGCCGCGCAGAACCTGCGCGCCATCCCGCCCCACGAGCTCATTGATCTCGTCAACGAGTTCGAGGACCTCTTCACCGAAGGCGCCGGTCTGATGGACAACGCCAAGATGATGGAGGGCATTCTCGAAGAGGGCCTGACACCGGACGAAGTGGACGGCCTGCTCGGACGGCGCACGACCTTCCAGGCATTCGAAACGACCATCTGGGAAAGGCTCCAGGATGCCGATCCGGTCTTCATCAGCAAGTTCCTGCTCAAGGAACATCCGCAGACCATCGCCTATATCCTGTCGATGATGCCTTCCTCCTTCGGCGCGAAGGTGCTGCTCGAAGTTCCCGAAGAGTATCGGGCCGACATCATCAATCGTACCGTCAACCTGAAGGACGTGAGCCCCAAGGCGGCCGCGATCATCGAAACGCGCGTCATCGAGATGATCAACGCACTCGAAGCGGAACGCAACTCGGTCGGCTCCAACAAGGTTGCCGAACTGATGAACGAGCTGGAGAAGACGCAGGTCGACGAAATGCTCGCTTCGCTGGAAACGGTCAGCGTCGAATCGGTCAAGAAGGTGCGGCCGAAGATCTTCCTTTTCGAAGACATCCTGGCGATGCCGCAGAAGAGCCGCGTGGCGCTTTTCAACGACGTATCGGGCGACATCATCACGTCTGCTCTGCGCGGTGCGCCGATCAGCCTGCGCGAGGCCGTGCTGTCGTCTATCGGTGCACGTCAGCGCCGCATGATCGAGTCCGACCTTGCGGCCGGGGACGACAACGTCAACCAGCGCGAAGTGGCGATCGCCCGCCGCTCGATCACCCAGGAAGCCATCCGGTTGGCCGCTGCGGGACAAATCCAGTTGAAGGAAGCCGAACAGGCACAGGCAGCAGCCTGA